AAGGAATTATAAATAATACTACAATTTTGAAAAGATTGGAACATTAATCTACTAGACTTTAACTTGTCAATTAAAACAATGAGAACGGAATTTAAACAAACTTTATAGTTTTTGGTATAAAAGGAAAAAACTTGAATAAAAGCTGTTACAGGCTTGGGACAAAGAATTTTGAGAAAGGTTTGGGTAACCAGCCTCGGTCAAGGCTGGTTAATCTTACTATAGTTTTTAACTATTTAACTATTGGACCAGGAAGAGGTAAGACAGTCCTATTAAAAACAGTATTATTAGTAACTGCACCAATTATATAAAGAGCAATAAATCCTGCTGTAATCAGAACCCATCCTATAATCGGTTTTACCCCAGTTGAAGCAACCCCCATGTCAAGCAAAAAAATAAGCCATAAAGCTATGTCAAGGAGAATAACAACAATAAATAAAAGCAAAGATGTTTTCAAATAAGCAGGTGTTACTACTGTAAGAAACAAAGCTCCTGCCATCCAACACCATCCCTCGATAACTACATGAGGTGTAATCCCTGATTTAATCATGAAAAACTTTGCCAAAGTACTAAAGCAAGCAGCAAACATGAAAAAGGCACAAAAAAAGAGAAATACATTACCTCCTGTAACATTATGATCTTTTAGCTCAATAACGGCAACTGTAAACTGAACAATTCCGCCCCCAAAAAGCCAAGCAGCAAGCAAAGGCAGACCTGCTAATTCTATTTTACCAAGAAAAACAGCTCCAAAACCAAAACATGCTACAACAAGTGCTCCAAGCCCTGCAGGTGCAGGAGTTGCGAAGGAATGCTTAATTTCTGTCATAAAAATGCTCCTTTAATTTTAATGCTTTCAAGGGTAATTAAAAACTATTGTCTTTTGCTCATATATATTTAGGAGAGATATAAAAGCCTTAGTTATACTCATAAAACCCGCGACCTGTTTTTCGACCAAGCCTGCCTGCTTCAACATATTTTCTAAGCAATGGGCATGGACGATACTTGGAATCACCAAAACCTTTATGAAGAGTTTCCATGATTGCAAGACAGGTATCAAGACCAATGAGATCTGCCAGTGCAAGCGGGCCCATTGGATGATTCATACCAAGCTTCATCGCTGAGTCTATAGCCTCTTTTGTTCCCACACCGTGATAAAGTGTAAAAACAGCTTCATTAAGCATTGGCATAAGAATTCTGTTTGCTATAAATCCAGGAAAATCGCTTGACTCCGCAGGAGTTTTTCCAAACTTATCAATCAGGCCAATTGTAATATCAAAAGTTTTTTGATCAGTTTCAAGACCTCGGATAATTTCTACAAGCTTCATAACCGGAACTGGATTCATAAAATGCATTCCAATTACTTTTTCTGGCCTTTTTGTCTGGGATGCTATTCTTCCTATTGGAATGGAAGAAGTGTTTGTTGCAAGAATAATATCTTTTTTACAAATCCCATCAAGGTCTTTAAAAAGCTTAAACTTAAGATCTTCTCTTTCAACTGCAGCCTCTACAACAAAGTCAGCATCCTTTAAACCAGATAGATCTGATGAGGTTTTAATTCTTTTCATAATTTGATTTTTTTCATCATCAGTCATTCTTTCTTTGGATACAGATCTTGAAAGATTTTTTTCTATAACTGAAAGACCCTTTTCACATGCTTCATCGCTGATGTCATACATTATTACATCTAGGCCACTTTGAGCTGCAACCTGTGCAATTCCATTCCCCATTTGACCGGCCCCAACCACACCAAAAAGTTTAATTTCCATTTTGAATCCTTATTTTATTGATTTAGAAAATATTTACCTTTGTATTTTAAGATTAAGATATGCAATCACTATGCCACAGACTCCATCCCCAACTAAATCAATATATTAAAATATTAGAGCTGGAAATAAAAAAAGCAAACTAGCAAACCACAGCTACCATGTAACCAAACGGTTACCTTAGATGCTGTTAAAAACACGAACATTCAGGGTTAACAGTGGTTACATGATTGAAGGGGTGTTATCTACACATAATGTCACAATGAGCTCTAGCAAACTTTTCAAAAAAACCAGGACTTTATCTGGACTTATTTTGAGTTAACTGCTCTGTCCCAAGTTTTTAATGCACATAAGTCACCACACATTGTGCAAACATCTCTTTTACTGTCTTCAGAAGAATTCCTTCTTTTTCTTGCAAGCTCAGGATCTATTGAAAGTTCAAACATTTTTTCCCAGTCAAAATTTCTCCTGGCATCAGCCATTTCAAGATTTCTTTCCCAGGCACCTTTCACACCTTTTTCTATATCTCCTATATGAGCCGCAATTTTTGAAGTAACAACACCCAGTCTTACATCTTCAAGATCCGGAAGAGTAAGATGCTCTGCAGGTGTTACATAACAAAGAAAATCAGCTCCATTGGCTGCGGCAACAGCACCTCCAATTGCTCCGACAATGTGATCATATCCTGGAGCGACATCTGTAGGAAGCGGGCCTAAGACATAATATGGAGCATTTTCACAAAATCTTTTTTGCTGTTTCATATCCCCTGCAATTCTATTTAAAGGAACATGACCAGGCCCTTCAATCATTACCTGAACTCCCCTTGCCCTTGCTCTTTTAGTAAGTTCACCAAGAGTTATAAGTTCAGAAATTTGAGCTCGGTCCTCAGCATCACAGATTGCTCCAGGTCGGAGTCCGTCTCCAAGTGAAAGGGTGAGATCATATTTAAGGCAAATATCAAGAAGCTCATCAAAATATTCATATAATGGATTTTCCTTTTTATTTCTCACAATCCACTCTGCAAGAAAACTGCCGCCTCTTGAAACTATCCCCATTTTTCTATCACAATTTTCAAGAACTGAAACAGTATGCTTTGTAATTCCGCAATGAACTGTAATAAAATCAACCCCTGATTTTGCATGAAAAAGAATTTCTTCAAAAAGGTCTTCCTTAGTAAATTCAAGAGCCTGCCTTCCGCTTGATATATACTTTGACACAACCTTATAAATAGGCACTGTTCCTATCATTACAGGAGATTTTGAAATAATTTCTTTCAAAATTTCAGAAAGATTTCCCCCAGTGGAAAGATCCATAACAGCATCAGCTCCTGCCTCAACTGCTGTTTTAAGCTTTAAGAGCTCTGATTCCATACAATGACGGCTTGGAGAAGTCCCAATATTGGCGTTAACTTTGGTTTTTAAACCCTCTCCAATTCCAACAGCTCTAAAACTTCTGTTTTTATTTATTGGAATAACAACTCTTCCTGACTTGACCTTTTCACAAATTTCCTCAGGGCTATAATTTTCATCTTCTGCCACTTCTTCCATTGCTTTGGTAATTTTACCTTCAAGTGCATAAGTTAGCTGGGTAGCCATAATCTTTCCTTTTATTGTATAATTAAAATAAAAAAGCCGTTCCCTATAAAAAGAAACGGCTTAAATTCAATACTTTCTAAAATTTAAACTCGTTTCCCTACGCAGGCATAATCCTGATCAGGTGTTAAGGGTCACTCAAAGTGAGACTCTCAGTCATTAAGACACCCCTAACGAGTAAAAAATATTTTCAGTTGTTTAAAAACTTATGTCAAAGCAAATATATCATTTTTTTATTTTTATTTCTGGATAAAGTATTTTCACACAATCTGGGGAAATTCCATGGGAAAAAAGGCTTAGAAAACACTAACACACAACTTTATTTCTCCCTGTATTTTTAGCTTCATAAAGCTTTTCGTCGGCAATGGTTATAATATCGTAGGGATGATTATCATACAGCCAGTTTCCAGCGACTCCAAAGCTCATTGAAATTTTAAATTTCTCACTACCCCAGGAAAATTCAAAATCAAACAATTCTTTTCTAATTCTTTCCGCAACATCAAAAGCAGAATCAGCTTCAAGATCCGGTAAGACTAGAAGGAACTCTTCTCCACCCCATCTGCTGGCAAGATCTCCATCTCTGATTTTACTTTTCATAATTCGGGCGGTTTCTTTAAGAACATAGTCTCCGCAATCATGTCCATAAGTATCATTAACTTTTTTAAAATGATCCAAATCACAAAGGATAAAAGAAAAAAATCTTTTTATTTTTTTTTCTTTAACCTTTTCAAAATACTCGTGTACATATCTTCTGTTAAAAAGACCTGTCAACAAATCCCGCATTCCAATATCTTCTATTTTTTCATGCATCTTCCTTGTGAAAGAAACTACTATAATTGATATAATAATAATTAAAGCAGAATTAAAATAGATTTCAGCCCAGTTTATTGAAGTTTTTTCAAATCCAAAAAGATAATGGAAAAGATTAAAAACCTCAACCATCCACAGGGAAACTAAAATAGAGACAAACCCTAAACATTCTATAATAAGTATTTTTTTTAAAATTGTTCGCATAAAAACCGCTTAAATAAAGTCCATGGATTTAATCAACCTAAAGTTTTTAATTAAACTGTTAAAGTCAAATTGAGCATTTTTTTAACTCCAAAAACGCTCAATTCTAAAAAATTACCTGGTAAGCTGTCTGTATTTTATTCGCCTGGGAATTTCAGCAGCCTTTCCAAGTCTTTTCTTTTTGTCCTTTTCATAATCAGAATAGTTACCCTCGAACCAGACTAAATTTGAATCTCCTTCAAAAGCAAGAATATGGGTTGCCACTCTGTCAAGAAACCACCTGTCATGGCTTATTATCACAGCACAGCCTCCGAAATTTTCCAAAGCTTCTTCAAGAGCCCTCATTGTATTTACATCAAGATCATTTGTAGGTTCGTCAAGAAGTAAAACATTGGCTCCGTCTTTTAAAATACAGGCAAGATGAACCCTGTTTCTTTCACCGCCTGAAAGCATTTTTACCTGTTTTTGCTGGTCACTGCCTGAAAAATTAAATCTTCCTACATAAGCTCTTGAATTAACTTCTCTGCCTCCAAGCTCAATAGTGTCATTTCCTCCTGAAATAACTTCCCAAATGGATTTTTCAGGATCAAGAGTTCCCCTTAATTGATCAGCATATGCAAGCTTTACAGACTCGCCTATTGACAAAGTACCTGAAGTTGGCTTTTCCTGCCCTGTTATCATTTTGAAAAGAGTTGTTTTACCAGCACCATTGGGCCCGATAATTCCTACAATCCCACCGGGAGGAAGCATAAAATTCATATTTTCAAACAAAAGTTTATCATCAAAAGCCTTTGAAAGATTTTCAGCTTCAATCACCTTATTTCCAAGCCTTGGCCCCGGCGGAATATAAATTTTAAGATCTTCAATTCTTTTTTCACTGCCCTGCTTTAAAAGGGATTCATAAGAGTTTATTCTTGCTTTTGATTTTGCCTGTCTTCCTTTTGGAGACATTTTTATCCACTCAAGTTCCCTTTGAAGGGTTTTTTGTCTTTCAGTTTCTTTTTTATCTTCCAGGTTCAGTCTGTTTTGTTTCTGCTCAAGCCACGAAGAATAATTTCCCTTCCAGGGGATACCATAACCCTGATCAAGTTCCAAAATCCATCCTGCAACATTATCGAGAAAATACCTATCATGGGTAACAGCAATAATTGTACCTTGATAAGTATGAAGATGATGTTCAAGCCAAGCAATAGTTTCAGCGTCAAGATGGTTTGTGGGCTCGTCAAGAAGAAGAATATCTGGCTTTTGAAGCAAAAGCCTGCAAAGAGCCACTCTTCTTTTTTCACCGCCTGACAATACTTTTGTTTTTGTATCTGAAGGAGGACATCTCAATGCGTCCATTGCCATTTCAAGCCTTGAATCAACATCCCAGGCATCAAGAGTGTCTAATTTTTCCTGAAGTTCGCCCTGCTTTTCTATAAGTGCAGTCATTTCATCATCAGACATTGGTTCAGCAAATTTTTCACTTATTGAATTGTATTCTTTTAAAAGATCAACAAGCTCCTGCATTCCTTCTTCAACAATTTCTCTTACTGTTTTTTCAGGATCAAGCTCTGGTTCCTGCTCAAGAAATCCAACCGAATATCCAGGTGAAAGAACTGCCTCACCATTAAATTCTTTATCAACCCCTGCCATGATTCTTAAAAGAGTACTTTTCCCTGCTCCGTTAAGTCCTAAAACTCCAATTTTGGCTCCATAAAAATATGAAAGTGAAATATCTTTTATAACTGGTTTATTCTGATGAAATTTACTGACTTTCATCATTGAATAAATTATTTTATGCGGATCATTACTCATACTGCAAAACTCCTTGGATAATTAAATGGATAATTAAATTTTTAAGAATCTATATCTATACCAAGACAATAGGCTTTTGAACAGACTTTAAAGCTATGTTTTCAGCAAGAAATAAAAATCTAAAGAATCTAAGCCAATTTACTTTAGATTAACAGGAAACAGATGAATTAAATTTCAAACAAATTTAGCATTCCTCAACTGTAAAATACTTGCTTTTCTCCCATGATCAGGCTAATTTTTTTAAAAGCTCCCTAGGCAGCCCTAGAAAATAACATTTAAATACAGCACTAATTAAGCCTTTACAAAGAAAGCTCTGCTATTAGTTTTTTTAAAATTAAGCCTAATTTCAAAACTTTGCCTAAACAACAACCAAAAAAATTGATAAAAAAGCTATAATTGCACTCGGAGCTTTTTTTATCAAAAAATGGGCCTGGGCAAACACAGTTTCCTTATGTGCACATAACGCCCCTCAGGCTCCCTAATCCTTGTTAGGCAAAGTTACCTGAGTTATCAACCTCACCGCAAGTAACCCAATAGTTACATAATCCACGATTTTCCCGCTGATTTGTTTATTTAAGCTTCTACTTTATTGCCTGCAATTAGACAACTTAGTTGATAGAAAAAATTTATGGCACATAGATTGCAATGTATCTAGTTGCAGTACATTGCTAAATATTTCAAGACAGTCAAACTGCAAACTGATTAACAAAAAAACCTAGGATGAAAGCTAGAGTTTTTGGTGTAACCAGATATGCAAATAAAATTTGAGTTGAATAGGTTCTAACTCAGTCTAGTCTTGATTTAAAAAGGCATGAGATTAATTTTTAAACATTCAAAAAATTTTCAATTGTAAGAAAAAAGTTTCCAAATCTACATCAAACAAAAATGAAACAAAAGAATCTCTAACGGCTAAGATCACATTAAAATCAAATTAGAAATTAGGAGGTTGTTAATATTATGGGTAAATGGGAAAAAATCTATAAAAGCAAACTGGCAACGGCAGACGAAGTTGCTAAAGTTGTAAAATCAGGTGACTGGATAGAATATGCCTTTGGAGTATGTGCCTCTGATGCTTTTGACAAAGCTTTGGCAAAACGCAAGGATGAGCTCAATGATGTCAAAATTCGTTGTGATATCGGTGCATACCCCCATTATACACTGGAAGCTTGCACTGAGACTTTTACCTGGAACAGTTGGCATGTTGCTGCCCATGATAGAAAATGGATCGACAAAGGGCTTTATTACATTCCCATGAAATTCCATGAATGCCCTTTAATGACCCGAAAAGATTGTGCACCAAACGATATTTTTGTTTCCCAGGTGAGCCCCATGGATAAGCATGGTTATTTTAGTTGGGGAGCTGGTAATCCTAGTGCTATGGCTGCCTATGAAATTGCCAAGATTCGAATTCTTGAAGTAAACCCCAACATGCCCAGAGTACTTGGTGGTGGTCAGGAAAGTATTCATGTCAGCCAGATTGACCATCTCATAGAGGTGGACAATAATATACCCGTCCTTCCAGACGCTGAGCCCAGTGAGGTTGATATAAAAATTGCAGAACATATTATCCCTCTACTGAGAAATGGTTGCTGTATTCAATTAGGTATCGGAGGCGTACCAAACGCTGTTGGCGGAATGATCGCCGCTTCCGATCTAAAAGACTTAGGTGTTCATACTGAAATGTATGTTGATGCCTTCGTAAAAATGACAGAAGCTGGAAAAATTACAGGAAAATGCAAAAGTCTTGATACCTATAAACAGGTATTTTCATTTGCCATGGGTACACAAAAAGTCTATGACTTTATTGATGATAACCCGGGATGCATCTCGTATAATGTTGATTATGTAAACCACCCAAAGGTTATCGCCCAACTGGATAATATGGTATCCATCAATGCTTGTGTTGAAGTGGACTTGTTTGGACAGGTATGTTCTGAAAGTATTGGTACTCGTCACATCAGCGGTACAGGCGGGCAGCTAGACTTTGTAGAAGGAGCATACAAGTCAAAAGGTGGTCAAAGCTTTATTTGCACCCCATCAGTAAAGGAAG
The nucleotide sequence above comes from Desulforegulaceae bacterium. Encoded proteins:
- a CDS encoding GPR1/FUN34/YaaH family transporter; translation: MTEIKHSFATPAPAGLGALVVACFGFGAVFLGKIELAGLPLLAAWLFGGGIVQFTVAVIELKDHNVTGGNVFLFFCAFFMFAACFSTLAKFFMIKSGITPHVVIEGWCWMAGALFLTVVTPAYLKTSLLLFIVVILLDIALWLIFLLDMGVASTGVKPIIGWVLITAGFIALYIIGAVTNNTVFNRTVLPLPGPIVK
- a CDS encoding 3-hydroxybutyryl-CoA dehydrogenase, with amino-acid sequence MEIKLFGVVGAGQMGNGIAQVAAQSGLDVIMYDISDEACEKGLSVIEKNLSRSVSKERMTDDEKNQIMKRIKTSSDLSGLKDADFVVEAAVEREDLKFKLFKDLDGICKKDIILATNTSSIPIGRIASQTKRPEKVIGMHFMNPVPVMKLVEIIRGLETDQKTFDITIGLIDKFGKTPAESSDFPGFIANRILMPMLNEAVFTLYHGVGTKEAIDSAMKLGMNHPMGPLALADLIGLDTCLAIMETLHKGFGDSKYRPCPLLRKYVEAGRLGRKTGRGFYEYN
- the thiC gene encoding phosphomethylpyrimidine synthase ThiC; protein product: MATQLTYALEGKITKAMEEVAEDENYSPEEICEKVKSGRVVIPINKNRSFRAVGIGEGLKTKVNANIGTSPSRHCMESELLKLKTAVEAGADAVMDLSTGGNLSEILKEIISKSPVMIGTVPIYKVVSKYISSGRQALEFTKEDLFEEILFHAKSGVDFITVHCGITKHTVSVLENCDRKMGIVSRGGSFLAEWIVRNKKENPLYEYFDELLDICLKYDLTLSLGDGLRPGAICDAEDRAQISELITLGELTKRARARGVQVMIEGPGHVPLNRIAGDMKQQKRFCENAPYYVLGPLPTDVAPGYDHIVGAIGGAVAAANGADFLCYVTPAEHLTLPDLEDVRLGVVTSKIAAHIGDIEKGVKGAWERNLEMADARRNFDWEKMFELSIDPELARKRRNSSEDSKRDVCTMCGDLCALKTWDRAVNSK
- a CDS encoding GGDEF domain-containing protein, translated to MRTILKKILIIECLGFVSILVSLWMVEVFNLFHYLFGFEKTSINWAEIYFNSALIIIISIIVVSFTRKMHEKIEDIGMRDLLTGLFNRRYVHEYFEKVKEKKIKRFFSFILCDLDHFKKVNDTYGHDCGDYVLKETARIMKSKIRDGDLASRWGGEEFLLVLPDLEADSAFDVAERIRKELFDFEFSWGSEKFKISMSFGVAGNWLYDNHPYDIITIADEKLYEAKNTGRNKVVC
- the ettA gene encoding energy-dependent translational throttle protein EttA, with product MSNDPHKIIYSMMKVSKFHQNKPVIKDISLSYFYGAKIGVLGLNGAGKSTLLRIMAGVDKEFNGEAVLSPGYSVGFLEQEPELDPEKTVREIVEEGMQELVDLLKEYNSISEKFAEPMSDDEMTALIEKQGELQEKLDTLDAWDVDSRLEMAMDALRCPPSDTKTKVLSGGEKRRVALCRLLLQKPDILLLDEPTNHLDAETIAWLEHHLHTYQGTIIAVTHDRYFLDNVAGWILELDQGYGIPWKGNYSSWLEQKQNRLNLEDKKETERQKTLQRELEWIKMSPKGRQAKSKARINSYESLLKQGSEKRIEDLKIYIPPGPRLGNKVIEAENLSKAFDDKLLFENMNFMLPPGGIVGIIGPNGAGKTTLFKMITGQEKPTSGTLSIGESVKLAYADQLRGTLDPEKSIWEVISGGNDTIELGGREVNSRAYVGRFNFSGSDQQKQVKMLSGGERNRVHLACILKDGANVLLLDEPTNDLDVNTMRALEEALENFGGCAVIISHDRWFLDRVATHILAFEGDSNLVWFEGNYSDYEKDKKKRLGKAAEIPRRIKYRQLTR
- a CDS encoding acetyl-CoA hydrolase/transferase C-terminal domain-containing protein — translated: MGKWEKIYKSKLATADEVAKVVKSGDWIEYAFGVCASDAFDKALAKRKDELNDVKIRCDIGAYPHYTLEACTETFTWNSWHVAAHDRKWIDKGLYYIPMKFHECPLMTRKDCAPNDIFVSQVSPMDKHGYFSWGAGNPSAMAAYEIAKIRILEVNPNMPRVLGGGQESIHVSQIDHLIEVDNNIPVLPDAEPSEVDIKIAEHIIPLLRNGCCIQLGIGGVPNAVGGMIAASDLKDLGVHTEMYVDAFVKMTEAGKITGKCKSLDTYKQVFSFAMGTQKVYDFIDDNPGCISYNVDYVNHPKVIAQLDNMVSINACVEVDLFGQVCSESIGTRHISGTGGQLDFVEGAYKSKGGQSFICTPSVKEVKGKRISSLNPTLAIGAIVTTPRTAAHMIVTENGIANLKGKSTWERAEALIAIAHPDFQDQLVKDAEAMNIWRRSNK